The following proteins are encoded in a genomic region of Cervus elaphus chromosome 15, mCerEla1.1, whole genome shotgun sequence:
- the VAX1 gene encoding ventral anterior homeobox 1: protein MFGKPDKMDVRCHSDTEAARVSKNAHKESRESKGAEGNLPAAFLKEPQGAFSASGAQEDCNKSKANSAADPDYCRRILVRDAKGSIREIILPKGLDLDRPKRTRTSFTAEQLYRLEMEFQRCQYVVGRERTELARQLNLSETQVKVWFQNRRTKQKKDQGKDSELRSVVSETAATCSVLRLLEQGRLLSPPGLPALLPPCATGALGSALRGPSLPALGAGAAAGSAAAAAAAPGPAGAASPHPPAVGGAPGPGPTGPGGLHAGAPAAGHGLFSLPVPSLLGSVASRLSSAPLPMAGSLAGNLQELSARYLSSSAFEPYSRTNNKEGAEKKALD, encoded by the exons ATGTTCGGGAAACCAGACAAAATGGACGTTCGGTGCCACTCGGACACAGAGGCCGCCCGGGTCTCCAAGAACGCGCACAAGGAGAGCCGGGAGAGCAAGGGCGCGGAGGGGAACCTCCCCGCCGCCTTCCTCAAGGAGCCGCAAGGCGCCTTCTCTGCGTCGGGCGCCCAGGAAGATTGTAACAAAAGTAAAGCCAATTCAGCAGCCGACCCGGATTACTGCCGCCGGATCCTGGTCCGAG ATGCCAAGGGATCCATCCGAGAGATCATCCTCCCCAAAGGCCTGGACCTGGATCGGCCCAAGAGGACACGCACGTCCTTCACTGCCGAGCAGCTCTACCGCCTGGAGATGGAGTTCCAGCGCTGCCAGTACGTGGTTGGCCGAGAGAGAACGGAGCTCGCCCGGCAGCTCAACCTCTCCGAGACGCAG GTGAAGGTCTGGTTCCAGAACCGGCGCACGAAGCAGAAGAAGGACCAGGGCAAGGACTCGGAGCTGCGCTCGGTGGTGTCAGAGACCGCGGCCACGTGCAGCGTGCTGCGGCTGCTGGAGCAGGGCCGCCTGCTGTCGCCGCCAGGCCTGCCGGCGCTGCTGCCGCCCTGCGCCACGGGAGCGCTCGGCTCCGCGCTCCGCGGGCCCAGTCTGCCGGCCCTGGGCGCGGGCGCCGCCGCGGgctcggccgccgccgccgccgccgccccgggTCCCGCCGGTGCCGCATCCCCGCACCCGCCAGCCGTGGGCGGCGCTCCAGGCCCGGGGCCCACCGGGCCCGGGGGACTGCACGCGGGCGCACCGGCCGCCGGCCATGGCCTCTTCAGCCTGCCCGTGCCCTCGCTGCTCGGCTCCGTCGCCAGCCGCCTTTCCTCCGCCCCGTTGCCAATGGCCGGTTCGCTAGCCGGGAATTTACAAGAACTCTCCGCCCGATACCTGAGCTCCTCGGCCTTCGAGCCTTACTCCCGGACCAACAATAAAGAAGGGGCAGAGAAAAAAGCGCTGGACTGA